DNA sequence from the Sulfurimonas sp. HSL3-7 genome:
AGGTAAAGATTCATATCGTTTATGCATCTCAATGTCTGCATAAGCCCCATCCTCTGAAAACTTAATACTCGTGATCTCTCTTTGAGGATCTTCAAACAACTCTATCTCAGAGACAAGAACACTCACGTTTACTATAACTGTAGCCGTCTCTGATTGTCCGTATCGATTTGAGGCATCGACGCTAAGTGAAAATGTTGGTGTACTAAAGTGATGCAGTTCAATCCCTCCGGAGAAAGTGATCTCTCCACTTTTGTTCACCTGAAAATATTCAGCACCATCACCATTCAGAGAGATAGCCTCTATACTGTTAGCATCATCAACGCCAAGGTCTAAACTACCTACTACCGTGCCAGCACTGCTCATGCTGTTAATCGAACCTTTAAAGTCTGCGATTACCGGCACACTGTGAACACTAATGGTAGCGTTTACCTCCCGCGTGCCAATAGTGTTAGAAACATTTATCTGCAGTTGGTACAAAGCCGGGCCGGAGAACAGCGATGACACGGTACGAACAGTACCCGCACTGTCTATACTAAACTTCTCTGCGCCCTCGCCTGCCAATGAAAAGCCGGTGATTCCGCTGCCGCTATATACGACTTCGACCTGCCCGACGACGGTATTAATGGACGCATCTGCTTCTACAGTTGCTTTGAACGGCAATATGCCAGGTACTTTTTCCTGATGCTCAAACCCACCAACATTGACAAGGTGAATTCCGGAGTTTCCGGATGCTACTATAGCTTGATCAGTATTCCCCAACAATGCTACATCTTTGATGCCGCCAGGAACCGCTATCGAACCTAGCAGTTGCAAGGCCGTGACATCGGCAACATCGACAACATGCAGTTGTGATCCGCCAAGATAGAGGTAGTTATTACCATAAGAAAGAGTTGTTATCGGCTCAGGAAGTATAAGACTCGAAATCAGTTCAGGTCGCATTATATCTTGAAGATTGTACAACTTCAAAAGCGATTGTCCTTCTGGCGTGTGACCCGTTACGAATAAATAGCGATTGTCCTTCGATAGTGTCATTTTCGCATCATAAGGTGCTAGTATCGTACTGGTTATATTTATAATGGAAAGATCACCGATGTCATAAATATCAATATTTTCGTAATTACCAGAAACGAACATATACTTTTCATCCGATGAAACAACGACACCCCGCCTGTTCTGTGTATAAACCTCATACAATGAACCCAATGTCCCATTGTCTTCAATTTTTAGGATATCGATATAGTCATAGGTACCGACAAACACCATGTTTTTCAACGGTAGTATTTCTATAAAATTAAAATAATTCTCTATGCTGTAAGTATCCAGATAAAGAGGTGATACGGAGGGCTCCGTATCAAAAAGTTCCATTTTCTTATAGCTTCCTACTACAAGATTTGAGCCGGCTTCATTGATGGCAATACCGGAAACTCGCCCATAGTTACCAGATGTTCTGCCGACAAAAGAGAGTTTGTCTTTTTGTGAAAAGTCGACAATAGCGGCACCATAATAGTTGTTATCAGCCACATAGGCGACACTGCTGTTTTTGTCGATTGCCAACTCTACCGCATTGTCTACAGTATCAAGTGTCGCGACGATGCGATCTTGCACTTCTATCTCCAACAATGCCAAACTCTCTCCGTTGACTACAATGCTAAGATCGTAAAACGCTTGTTCACTCGCATTTAGCAGGGTATCATTTGCTACGAACAGCGCACCTTCTTTGGTGATATTGAAGTCTTCGCTTCCGAGGCCGCTAAGCGCAATAGTGGCAATTTGAGTGCCGTTTTCTTTAATTTTCAACCGGCCTATCTTTGTACCCCCGACCAAACCGTCGAGCAAGGTTAGGTCCAAGGAATCGACGGTCGGCGTCCTTTTAAGTTTTACTGCAATATTGATTGGCAAGCTACTGCCATGAGCATTGGTTGCTATAGCACTTAACTGGTATAAATTTTTTGAGAAGTAATTTAACTCCACACCATCCCTAAGATATACCATGCCATCTAAATCAATCCTAAACGTTGTGTTATCATCCAGAACGACTTTGCTGATTGGGGCGTCTCCAGGTGTGCCCATCTTTAAGAATGCGACGAGAGAACCGGCACTTATATTATCGTCGACAACGACTTCAACACTTTCGGCTTCAGGTGCGTCGAGTACATTTTCAACAACAACCATAAATTTTGATTCTGATGTATACTCTTGTGAATTTACACAAAGTGTTAAGTCGTATACCTTTTGTCGTTCAAAATCTATTGCTGCTCCATCTTTAAATCCCACAAAACCCGTTGAGTTTATCTCAAACAACTCACTGCCATCTCCGCTTAAACTGAAGCGAGCTTCTCCCTCAGGCAAACCAACATCAAGTTTCAAGCCAAAATCACGCAAGATGCTATCTTCGCCTACAGAAACGACATATTGCAGCAAAATAGATTCGTATACGATTTTATACGCATCTGCATAGATATCTTGACCATGATAGATTTTTTGCGCAACAGGTTCATAATACTCAGAATAACTCTTTCTTAGCATTCTCTTATCATATCGGGGCATCCAATTGATAAGGTCGGTATACCCAATTTCATCAGAACTAGAGATCAGCAGTTTTTTTGCGACCTCATCAAGTCGGGAACTTATGATTGAGCTATCATTGTCATTTGCAAAGAGTTCCTTTGTAACCTGGTACGCAATTTCGGTCAGTATGTTGATCTTAAAGTGACTGGTTTTTAAAAAACTTCCTTTATACAGACCATGCAAATCACCTGTTTTCACAGTCGGTCTTATGTCTATAACACCGTCATCATCCGTGTCCACATCTACACCACCCATAACATTTACAAGATAATATCTGTCATCCTCAAGCGTATTCAATATCTCTTGTGAAAGCAAGATGACACCTGTTGAGCCAAGCGAGCTTCCAAGGGTAGTACTGGTTTCATGAAGTATGGCACCATTTGTCACATCAATTATGGAGACATTGGCTCCGCCGATGGGGCCCATATTCGCGGTATTTAGCTTCGATTTCACGTCAAAAACCAGACTATCATGATCATCTGAATTATTTTCAGTTTGATTCGTCACCACTCCACCGTCACCTGTCGAAGCTTCCGGGTAACATATTTCTAAACCTTCTTCATAACTTAATTGATCAGAAACCCAACAGCCTCCCACTCCTACAGTTTGATGTTGACCACCTCCACTACTGGAAACAACTTCGTCCGTCGAATCGCTTCCTATAGGAATAATGTTTTTAAAATGACTAGTTATTAATTGTAATCCGCTTCTATTAACGTCTTCATTTGCTAAAACACTTATCATGCTGTTTGCTTTGACTTCTATATCGGCTATATGGCCCAGATCTAACAAATCGCTTGTCGATATGTCGACATCGATAGTCAATGCATCATTCGGTGTTTTTACTGCCAAACGAACAGATTGGGGAAGGTTTTCTTCATCTACCTTTCCACTATGGTTGACATAAATACCGTAAGTGCCTTCTGCGACATCATCAATAGACTCTACATAATAACGACTGTCAGCAGCACATCCTACTCTTCTCTCTTTTTGGCCCAGCTCTGATGAGAGTTGCAACTGTATATCACTGCTTTGCCATGAAAGTTGAATGTCTATTGGGTACTCTTTGCGTTCTACTGGCGGATAAACAGTATTAAAATAATTCATCGCATACTCTGGAAAGGATGCTATTTTGTCTTGTGTAACCACATTGCTATAGCGGTAATAATCAAAATAGTGATATGTTGGAAGTTTAAAACTATAGCCCTCAATAATAAATTTATCACTATTTATTATATTTTGGCTCATGCTCGATGGTACGAATGTTATTGGATCATTATCTAATGTTGCCAAAGCTCCTCTCCCATCACTCATACCGCTCACATGATCGGCAGGGTTCGCGGTTCCTAGCATGTAAAATGACTTTTTTTGACACTCGCTCAGTGTATCATACGCTTCGTTTGTAAAGAAATTACCCTGCGAGTGGGCAATGACGATGACTTGGTTTCCGGCATTGATACTTTTTTTATAGTTACTGATCTGCTCTGTCAGGTCGTTAGAGTGAGTACTGCTAAGTCCTGTAAAATAATCGATATAATAATCGGCTAAAGCCTTATCGGCATCGGAAAGAAACGAGAGCCAATACTTACTCCAACCGTTCTGCTCGAAAAGCTGTGACGCGCCTTCGATAAAATCCCAGAAACCGCGGCTAGTGTTGTAGGCCGATTTAAAAGGCTCGCTACTGTAGATTTCGGGATTGGAGGCTTTTAGGTCTTCTTCTAGTAAATCGCGAGCTTCATCTGTATCTTTTTTATCTGTTAAAACTCCCGTAGCAAGATAGATATCTGCTTTGGCATGAAGAGAGCTTATGCCAAAAAAACAAAAAATAAAAACAAGGAGATGCTTTTTCATTCCCATTCCCCCTGAAGAATCTTCGTTTCGTTAAAATCACATCTAGTTTTATGAGTATTTCTATCTCTACCTGGATATACTCCTCCGCTTAATGCTTGATTATATTCATAATAGGCACGATTGCGCTCTCTTGTATTTAAAATGAGTGGTCTTGACTCTTTATAAAGACTTTTTCCTCTTGGAATAAGTTTTTTTGAATCTTGATGCATATAGTAAGATTGACAATCCGTTTGATTTTCCATCAATTTATCAGTCTCCCTCGCCTTAGAAGGATCCACAAGTATTATCTGAAAGGCTCTGGCATTCTGCATAGCAACCGCTTGTACTATCGGGTGATCGTACTCTGCAAATATCCATCGCTCTACATCATCTCTCACCCCGTTGTTGTTTGAGTCTATTCCAAGAAGTGTAGAGTTGTTTATGGTTTCATCCGGTTCAGGCGGAAGCTTGTGTCCGTTTATCTCTTTGTAAATCTCTAAAGCAAGAGAGTTTGAAGTTACTGTGTTTAGTTTTGCTTGGAGGATTATGTTTGTATCTTTCATGGCATGTAAAGATCTTTGAGTGATTTGTGCTGCGTTTGTGTCGGAGAGGTTCCACTCAACTTCTTCTGTTACATCTTTTGTGGTGTTGTCTTGGTAGGTAGCTATGACTTTGAGTGTTGTGTTTTCATCTACGTTGAGTGAGTTTTTTTCTACCGTGAGTTTGAGAGATTTCAGGCTAGGAGTAGCCCCTTGTTCCACCTCTGGCGAGGTCGTATCAGCCTCATTCACTTCTACAACCTTAGGAAGCACCGTAACATGAACCTGCTTTTTAACTGTAATATTCGTCGTCTCCAACTGTGCCGTAACCGCTTCAAGCTCAAAGACTAAACTCTCTTGTGTCGTAACACCCGGAGCTATAAAACTAGCCGTGCTTGTATTTGCATTCACAAGGATGACGGAAGTCCCGCTTAACTGGCTCCAACTATAAGCCTTTGACCCACTGGCATGTAACTCTACCGTATCATCTGAGTATGCTGTAAGATTAGTATCAACTTGAAGTATTTCTTTGTCAGAGCTACATGCCAAGAAAAAAGTTGCTGTTAAAAGTGCTAAAAAGAGGTGAAGAAGTTTCATGAAAGAGTCCTTTTTAATGGTGTTTTTTGTTGTTTTATATCATAGCTTGTTTGAACATGCGTTAAAGTTAAAGTTTGTTCTATTTTAAGTTTTTTTTGTAGTTCCTAGCATGCAAACTGCCTTTTGTTCACATGGGCTTAGTGCATCATACGCCTCATTTGTAAAGTAGTTTCCCTGTGAGTGGGCAATTACGATTACTTGGTTACCCGCATTGATGCTATTTTTATAATTTTTTATCTGCTCGGTCAGGTCGTTGGTATGATTATTGCTAAGTCCTGCAAAATAATCTATGTAATGTTTTTCCAAAACTTGATCAGTCGCAATAACAAAAGAGTTCCAATACATACTCCAGCCGTTCTGTTCGAAAAGCTGAGCTGCAGCTTCGATGAAGTCCCAAAGATCGTGCTTAGTGTTGTAGGCAGCTTTAAAATCTTGACTACCGAAGGACAAGGGGTCAGGTGATACCTAAGGACAAGGGGTCAGGTGATACCTATACCTCTCACTTTTTTTATTACTCTATTTATTTGTGGTTGAGATAATTCTAGACACTCGGCTATAGCATGTTGAGAGTACCCTGCTTCATATGCTTTTAAAATCTTATGATCTCTGTCTGCCTGATCCTTGACCTGTTGGAACCTGTGTTTTAAGCTCTTGCTATCAAGCTTTTTCTCTTTTATGGATGTGACAACAAGGGTGGATGCTTTTTGGATCTCTTCTAATATTCTCTCATCAACACCACATTCAAAAAACTCTACCCTATCTTTTCGATCTGTAAACTTTTCAAATACAAATGAACATTTTAAACACCCAATAGGTTCTCTCTGCTCAACAAATGACAGATATGAACTATATTCATATTTGCCCAATGCCTTGACCATCTTCGCCTTGACAGGGTTGTTCTCTATATAGCTTATCAACGTATAAAGATAAGCTTCATCCGTCACATACCAGGACTTAAACCGCCCTTGCCAGAGGTGGCCTGAACGCTTATATTTTTTATTGAAATAGATAGCATAAGAAGCATTAAGATGTTTCATGAACTTTGAAAGATTCTCTTTTCTCGTCTCAATCAGCAAATGGTAATGGTTGCTCATCAACACATACCCATGCAATTGAACATCATAAAGCTGACACCCACTACAGAGCAGCTCCAAAAACATTGTATAGTCATCTTTAACTTTATAGACTATGCGCTGCTCTACCCCTCTATTGACGATATGATAGTACCCAACCATATCAACCCTCGGTCGTCTTGGCATCTCCTCTCCTTTTATAGCATAGTATAGGTATCACCTGACCCCTAATTTTTGAAGATCCATAATTTTACTTACATTAAAATCGCATGAACCTTTCTCGTCTGAAATACTAGGAAGTGTTGTAATCCCGCCGCTAAAAAATGCATCGAAATTCTTATACGCAACTTGTCGCTCTTGTGTATTTAGTACTATTCTTTCATATGCACGATCCAAAATAAATTCATCTACTAATATTGAATCTCCAAATCGTTTCGCATCAAATTGAAAATAAAACTCACAATTTTGTGCAGCATCCAAAAGTTTTGATGTCTCACTTGCCTTACTTGGATTTTCTAAAACTTTCTGCCACGCACGACCGGCTTGCATCGCAATCTCAGTATAAATAGGATGTTTGTCTTTATACTTTTTAAGTATCCAAATCTCGACATCATCTCTCACACCATTGTTATTGCTATCGATACCTAACAGTGTGGAGTTATTGATCGCTGGATCAGGTGCTGGCGGCAAGGTATAACCGTGAATCACTTCAACAGTTTCATTTTTGCTTGTTGAGTACCCGTCGCTCTGGCTGCATCCACTCATGAAGATCGATGTAAGTAACAGTGTTATTGCAAGTAAATTACTATGTGTTATCATATTTTTTCCTATTTTTTTATGTATTAAGTATGTTGTCCAAACTATTCTTAAGGAAACTGTATTATGTTACTGGTATCAACTGTAATTTTACAAATAAGCAATCACAATCTCTTGGTACCCGCATTGATGCTATTTTTATAATTTTTTATCTAAGTAATCTTGTATTAGCAATTGCTTCAAATTCCTCTGTATCTATACCATTGGCAAAATATACATCAATCTTTCGTTCATCAATAATTGTGTCTAAAGGACTATTGGGGACAGGCTACTTTTACTATTGGGGACAGGCATATGTCTTGGTGAAGCATGCAGTGTAAGCGTCAAGAATAATATGACAAAAACTATTTTACTCATCGTCTTCATCATCTATTATGATTGCCCGAGTAACATTAAAGTCGCAAGAACTTTCTACTTTATAACTTTTAGGAGTCCAATATACTCCGCCGCTTAAAGCTTGATTATACTTTATGTATTTTTCAACTCTTGCTCTTGTGTTAAATACATAATCTTCGGCAGATAAGCTGTAGAGATCTATTCCATGCTCATGAAAAATATATGAGATACATCCAATATCATATTTATCGAGTTTTTCCCATTTCGTGGCATTTTCAATGAGATCATCGGCTTCTAAACGTTTTTGTTGCTGTCGAGCAGACATCATCAAAGACTGTCTTTCTATCTCCAACTCATGTTCGAGATAAATCTTCCGTTCCACATCGTCGCGAACGCCATTTTTATTGACATCGACGCCGGCAAGGGTAAAATTGTTGATTGCTGGGTCCGGTTCAGGCGGCAGTACGTGACCGTTAATGACTAGCGGCACGTCAGCAGTTGTATTGTCGTCTGGGTTTTGAGCAGTTGTGTTATTATCATATTCTTCATAGGGCTCAATTTCTGATGTGGAACGCTGTCCACTCGTTGAATACCCATTACTCTGACTGCATCCGCTAATGAAGATAGATGCAAGAATAACTGCTATCACTATTTGGCTTTTTTGTTACATATTTTTTCCTGTTCTTTTATGATTTTTAATGGTAGCAAAGTAATTCTTAAAGCATATACAATCAGCCTGGTTTTCCTCCAGCGGTTATAGTTATGATGAAGACGGCTACCTGAAAACCAAGAGCACGACAGCAGGCACAAGCAGTTACAACTATGGAAGCTTGGGCGAACTCAAAGAGGTCTCCCTGCCTAATGGCGACATCATCACCTACAAGCAGACCGCCGACAACCAGAGAGTCGCCAAGCTGAAAAACGGTGAGGGAGAAGAGCTGGCCGGTGGTTTTATATTAGAACATACTTTTGCAGCATCACTTTGATCTCTTCTCTGGAATTGAACATCATGATATCGATGATGGACATGTTCGGTAAAAATGCATTGTGGAATTGTTTGTACTGAACTGATTCAGTTTTAATAAAATTCAATTTTATACCATGCTCTTTAAATACTTTTTTACTGTACAGTTTCTGCCCGCCTATAGCATTGATATATTGATCTGCACCCAATCTTTTGCAGATGTCAATCGTCCTCTCCTGGGCTTTTAATGCCGTTTTTCCCTGAAGATCGCTCAGGTAGATGAATTTGGTATCCATCTCCAAATATCGGGCAATCCTTTCAATAGAAAAGCCCACGTATTTCGCTAAATTCTTTTCCTCGTTTAAACATATCTCTTCCAACATCGGATAGACCTCGTTGAAATAGGGCGCTTTTTTATAGGCATTCGAAATCGATTTCAATATCTTTTTTGCATTATGCCCAACGCAGACCTCATTGATTAGCTTGCCGGTATGCACACCCAGAACCTCAAGTGTATAGCGATGCCGCTTGCCGTCTATGAGAATATCGTTTCGGTTGATATAGCCTTTTTTTCTGTATTGCATACTGTCGGAAAGTACAAAAATATCTACTCGATTAATCAGTTGCCAGTATGCGATATAGGGGAAAAAATATGGTTGATTGCTTCCTACTGTCATACATAACCCTTTAGTTGATTGACCTAACACTGCCCAGATTTTTATCTCAATGACAATAATTTCAACGTAATTTCTGTAATGTCTCAATAATAATCTTACTGACCTTCGGTTCTACTCCAGAGTGCATCGGAATAACTAAAATTCTGCTTGCTATGTCTCTGGATATACGCATGACTTTTCGATGTTCTACGTACGGAAGTGTGTCCAAAGAGGGATAAAAATATTGCCGTGCAGCTATCTCTTGTTCCAACAAAGCCGCCCGGACTTTTTTCATTTCGTCTTCCGATCTAAAGACGACAGGAAAATAGGTATAACTTTGTGTCGCATCCTCATTCTTTTTTTGTAACTGAACATAGTCTTTTAGTTGCTGCGTATAAAATTCATGGCTTTTCTTTCGCATGTTGTGGATAATATCTTCTTCATCAAGCATACACAGACCCATTGCCGCTTCAAGCTCATTTATTTTTCCGTTAATGCCAAGCAGAGCTACGGAATCGGGACCGTCCTTGCCATAATCCCTCACAATTTTAGCTTTTTCGTATAACGCATCATCTTTGATGACAATAGCAGCCCCTTCAATAGTATGAAATATTTTCGTGGCATGGAAACTGATAATAGACATATCGCCATAGTTTAATATATGCTTGCCTTTGTACTTGACATCAAAAGCATGCGATGCATCGTAAATTACTTTCAGGTTATGCTTCTCAGCTATCTGGTCAATCTCCTCTATTTCGCACGCATTGCCAAAGACATGACATGGGGCTATCGCACATGTCTTTTCGGTAATAGCACTTTCTATATTCTTTGGATCGATGTTATACGACTCACTATCGATGTCTGCATACACCGGGGTCAATCTCTCTGCCGCTATAGCACTGGTTGTTGATACAAAACTGAACGGCGTTGTCACAACTTCGCCTTCCATTTCCAGAAGTCTGTAAGCAAACTGCAAAGCATTTGTTCCGCTTGAGATACAAAGAAGATTTTTAACACCAAAATACTCTTCTAATTTTTTCTCAAGCTTCTGAACCAATGGCCCGTTATTGGTTAACCATCCGCTTTCATAGATCTCATCTACATATGCTTTGAACTTTTCTTTATGCGGCATATATATTTTCGTTACGTAAGTCATTCTTTCCCTCTCATTTCAATTGAAAATTACTAACAAACTCATGTAAATCAACCAAAATTCTATTTTAACAACCTAGTCTAGTGTTTTATGACTGTAAAGATTATTCCATTATAACAAAAAGTTTACCACCATCTATGAGGGGAGCAGACCCGCTTCGTTTATACGACTGACAGTTAAACTGCTGGAGTTTAAACAGCTTATCTACCTGCGTAATAAAAAGTCGTTGCAGTGTAAAACATGGTGTGATAAAAACATGACAACTATACAGGTTAAGAGCTTTTTAAAACGGTAAAAAAAGAAAGAAGAGAAGATAAAGGCTGTGAGATCAATCTCACAGCAGATAAAGAAGTATCTTAGTACCCCGAATTGTAGACGAAACCGCCGATAAATTCGATGAGCGGGCTGACAACAATAAAAGAGAAGATCGTAGCGAATGCAGCCATTCCTACAATCGTCTTAAGTGATGTCGATGCATTGACAAGGTAGTTCTTCTCACCTTCAGGCTCTTTCATGAACATAAAGACGATCAGTTTCAGGTAGTAATACCCTGCGATCGCCGAGTTCAATGCCATAATCAAGGCCAGTACCGTAAAGCCGCCGCTTACAGCAGCCCCAATCAGATAAATTTTACCCCAGAAAAGAGCAAACGGCGGGATACCTGCCAATGAAAGCATAAAGAGCGCCATCAATGTTGCCTGGATAGGTGAGGTCTTGAACATACCGGAGAACTTCTCGAACGGGTGGTCCGAACTCTGACCCGGCAGAAGCTGTTTCTGACGGCTGACCCACAACATGGTGAAGGCACCCAGGTTAGCAAAACTGAAAAGTGCCCAGTAGAGGAAAAGCCCCGTATTCGCTTGTGTCGTACCGATCAATACCGCGGCCATAACAAACCCGGCATGTGAAACAGACGAGTAAGCGAGCATACGCTTGACGTCATTTTGCACG
Encoded proteins:
- a CDS encoding transposase, which translates into the protein MPRRPRVDMVGYYHIVNRGVEQRIVYKVKDDYTMFLELLCSGCQLYDVQLHGYVLMSNHYHLLIETRKENLSKFMKHLNASYAIYFNKKYKRSGHLWQGRFKSWYVTDEAYLYTLISYIENNPVKAKMVKALGKYEYSSYLSFVEQREPIGCLKCSFVFEKFTDRKDRVEFFECGVDERILEEIQKASTLVVTSIKEKKLDSKSLKHRFQQVKDQADRDHKILKAYEAGYSQHAIAECLELSQPQINRVIKKVRGIGIT
- a CDS encoding WbqC family protein, yielding MLGQSTKGLCMTVGSNQPYFFPYIAYWQLINRVDIFVLSDSMQYRKKGYINRNDILIDGKRHRYTLEVLGVHTGKLINEVCVGHNAKKILKSISNAYKKAPYFNEVYPMLEEICLNEEKNLAKYVGFSIERIARYLEMDTKFIYLSDLQGKTALKAQERTIDICKRLGADQYINAIGGQKLYSKKVFKEHGIKLNFIKTESVQYKQFHNAFLPNMSIIDIMMFNSREEIKVMLQKYVLI
- a CDS encoding DegT/DnrJ/EryC1/StrS family aminotransferase, whose product is MPHKEKFKAYVDEIYESGWLTNNGPLVQKLEKKLEEYFGVKNLLCISSGTNALQFAYRLLEMEGEVVTTPFSFVSTTSAIAAERLTPVYADIDSESYNIDPKNIESAITEKTCAIAPCHVFGNACEIEEIDQIAEKHNLKVIYDASHAFDVKYKGKHILNYGDMSIISFHATKIFHTIEGAAIVIKDDALYEKAKIVRDYGKDGPDSVALLGINGKINELEAAMGLCMLDEEDIIHNMRKKSHEFYTQQLKDYVQLQKKNEDATQSYTYFPVVFRSEDEMKKVRAALLEQEIAARQYFYPSLDTLPYVEHRKVMRISRDIASRILVIPMHSGVEPKVSKIIIETLQKLR